aggctgaacagaaggctggacacggccccgtgtccgctggacacggccccgtgcccgtctgacattctctcacttcattaattgtaattgcgaattacaattaatgcgcctgctgtactttcaccacgcccccgtgctcgctggacacggccccgtggtgggcaatggaagcttctactggtttgtcttttctgctgcttcctgggcacgcccccgtgttcgctggacacgaggcgtgttcagactctgtttcttctcctttgccttgggaggtgccgttgagggtccgggcagtccacttttgttccttttcttgtattttatggtagaattagttgtctttttgcttcttttgtgattttgagctcatttcatcctgaaaatacaaaaggaagacaaaaacactctttttccaacattagtacttaaaaagggttagttttatgccttaattgatgtgatttatatgttgcattttacacacatcagcagCTTTGTGTTCTCCAAGCCCTCTCTAGCGATCAATCCATTATTCCTTCTACCTCGGTTAGCTACACTTTCGTTTAATTGATTACATGATTCTTTAACTGATTGATAcgtgtttatatatatatgtttgattgaTGAAAAGTTCTGTGGACATAGGCTTTTGTTATAGAAATTACGACCATATGTTGCATTGATTAGGGTTTCATGAATCTTACAATTGTTGTGCATGCTAATGAATGTTAGTGTAGAATCTGATCATACTATTTAGATCATAACCATATGATGATTCTTTGTAATAGAGAACCAACAGATCTAAATGATTATCAATCGTATATATATGTAAGGATTGTGTAGATTGTATGTCTGTTTAGCAAATTGTTATGCATAGGGTACAGGTTACATATGCGATGATCAATGATTACTGCGTTATATGATAACTGGTGGTTCGATGTTAGTGTGAAACGTCTGTTAATAAGGATTAGGGTTTTTCTGTGTTTGAAACTGTTACGCGAGGTAACAGTTGCTTGTCGACGAAACCTGAAAGTTTCGTCGATGGGGATTACGGCGAAACATGGGAATTTCGTGAAAAGGATAAGCGACGAAACCTTAGGGTTTCGTCAAATGGGAGTCATGACGAAACGGGGAGTTCCGTCTAGTGGGTAAACTGCTCAATAAACTCAGTTAAGTCTGTTAAGGGATAACTAGGTTAGTTATGTGTTGCCATGAAACAATTGTGTGATATATGATTTGCATGGACTTGTTCAGCTGCTTTGTGCTATGATTGTATCTATGTGTGAACTTCGTGAATGTCAACTGATTGAATATACATGCATGCTATGGgccttgattgattatttgtgagcatgtaatttagcataccgagtaaaccaatgtgagttcacactttctacaaggcatgggattcccggtggtttggggaatgggttaaagaattaaaacggaacctacatatcctccgtggtaggatatgtacggccatcctccttgggtaagatgccactataaatcctgcgtattctccttgggtagaatacgtacgtttgtcctccttgggtaggacaacaaccttacaacttactagacaaaactctaacatgaagtccctcattttatatcgacttaatcgccgaggccgatggcgagcgggtcattagttaatagcgctattaggtttgacaaaccttacaccgtgtcgttcgaacgggcgtgtactaatggatcatggcaaactgtcaatgatgatagacattgacgtagggcacaactattgttcgtcagttgtcgatatggtaacggtctagtggttcacatgggaaagcccccccactgattatggctatggtttgggaaacaaaagttactggttaactcgtggtatacgaaacaacttatgatttcaaaacgaactggtaaaactaaacaaccaactgtgaactcgctcaactttgttgttgactcgttgttacatgccttgcaggtcgttaggtgcttatggagcttgcacagggaggaacGGTCATTGTGGGATTACGGACTGTTATGTCCCGTTACTtaacatttgaactttaaactatgttttggttatttaaaaattactatgcttccgctgtttacttaaacatgtttggtttcttttgaacgCCAATTATATTGGGTTtagttttatttacttaattgcattgttcaatgtgattggtggctggatcctggtcagtcacgcctccacgcggtgatactccgcaggtggattttgggggtgtgacacttatacTGTGATGAGCATCTCCACTCCAGTGTTCTTGTCGACTTCCACTCGCATGACCGGCCGACACGTTTACGGTGCGCGGGTATGAGGTGGAGAGTCGTAGTTCAAGGTGCCCGCAGTTGTGTGTCCCAGTTGTAGTGTCTGGTCGCACATATGCATGTACATAGCAGTAAggtattgtttgttttttaacaggtaaaatgtctgtagtctgcggaccacatctgtagaagaagaggtggaccacacctctgcagtctgcaagaagaagactgtttgtttttttaacgtatgtagacttctaaaataaactggtggtggtgtacggacagtggtggtgggtggtggtggtgctggacggtgatggtggtagacggtggtggtaggtggtgggcggtggtggtgatggacggtagtgggtgatggacggtggtggtgatggtggtggtgatggacggtggtggatggtggtggtggtgatggacggtagtgggtggtggacggtggtggtgaactgtggtggtggcggtgatggGCGGTTGTAGTGTTTAACCCTCTacagaccttagaagatcttagaagtggttGGGCAAAGTCTGCACCAAAAAGAGCTCGCACAGACGTTTTTTAGTGAAGCGTCTTCGAAAAAACAAACAATCTACGCATGATAATGTCTGCACGTcgtctgcgcgacgcagacagAAAAGGTTGCTCAGAGTTTTTCAGaacaaaacaaacaacaccaagtgtTGCTTGCTACTTCATGAACCAAGAGTCAATGAGTCATCAGGAGTTTCCCCCTCTAGTAACAGTGAAGCAAGTTGCACAGATTATGTAAAAATAAGTGCCACATACAATGAGTAATCAAGAAAATATGTTATATAAGGGTGTTGCTAAATGCACtctcatttttttttaattttactgGTTGCACTCCCCCCtgaagtttgtaaataaatacaATCAACCCTTATATTTTCTAATTTTTGAAAATTTGTATTAGGAAATATCCTTATTTTTTTCTAGGGGTTTATCTAGTTACCATAGTTTGAATATTTAGGTATATACGATCAATTCTATGGAAGAAAAAAACTTGCACTGATTGAAAGAAGAAGATTAAGAGAGAGCTTGAAGAAACAATTTTTTTCAAGTTTGATTTTCATCATAGTTGTTATTAATATGTATTTTAACTAAAAGTCTTCATCATCTTTTTAAAAATTTCATCAAAAGCTTTCGTACTCTAACAAAAAGATTTCGTAGTGTGTGAATTTCTTCAGAAGTTAGTACCGTTACTATCATAAGCCCAATATTTCGCCATGAACACACCATCAGGTTGTAAATATAGCATTGGGACCATCGATAAGTTTCTAAGGTTAACAAATGAGACAGGCTCCTTCTTGTGAGTTCCTTGGCATGAGGCTTGTTAATTCTGATTATATGGTATACGAGGTTTTATAAAGTTATTTGAATATTAGTTGAATATCTAAAATAATATTAGAGGGTTGAACAAAGAACATAAggatttatttttaaaaaatagaaaatataagGGTGAAacctaaaaaattataaaactgatatttttgaaaatggaAGTATAAATAGTAAAAGTGGAGGTGCATTTAGCCACACCCGTTATTAAACTACGTGAGAACAATTTTGATCTAAATATCTTCTTCTTTCTCACTTCTCAGGTTTCAATTTCTAGTTTTCTGAATCAGACAGATGCAAACGTTGAGAAATTTTTTGAGACACCCAACGATTTCCATTCTAGAAACATGCAAAACGCTTAAACAAATCAACCAATTTCATTCTCAATTGCTAGTTAATGGTTTCCTCAATCACCCAGATCTTTTATCCAAATTTGCCGCATCAATCGCTCTCAAACACCCAACCAATATCGAATATGCTGTTCAGCTTCTCGACCCATCTCATAATCCAACCGTCTTTGCTCTCAACTCTCTCATTCGGGTTTACTCCAAATCCTCAACTCCTGAATACACCTTCCGTTTCTATAATTCAATATTACTATCAAATCAAAAACCCGATAACTACACCTTTACCTTCTTGATCAAGTCTTGTGCACAGTTTAAGGATTTGAGTTTGGGTTTGGCTGTACATGCCACTGTTTTAAAATATGGGTTCCATCAGGACCCGCATATTCAAAGCGGGTTAATCAATATGTATGCTGAAATGGAGCTTCTAGGACATTTAAAAGATTTGTTTTTGGATATTAATCAACCCGATTTGGTAACTCAGACAGCAATGCTAGTGGCGTGTGCAAGATTGGGAGACATTGCTTTTGCACGCCAactgtttgataaaatgcctgaCCGTGATGTCATTGCCTGGAATGCGATGATAGCGGGGTATGTCCAGTGTGGGGAACCGTTGAAAGGATTGGAATTGTTTTATGTCATGGAAACAAATGGTTTGAAAGTTAACGAGGGGTCGATGGTTTCTGTTTTGTCTGCGTGCACCCGGTTAGGTGCTTTGGATACGGGAAGATGGGCACATGAATATATAGAGCGTAAGAAACTAAAAATTGACGTGACGTTAGGTAGTGCACTCGTGGACATGTATGCAAAGTGTGGGGATATTAACATGGCGATGGAAGTGTTCTGGGGGATGAAAGAAAAGAATGTATACACATGGAGTTGTGCCATGGGAGGACTAGCGATGAATGGTTATGGTGACAAGTGCGTTGAGTTGTATAGACGTATGCGCCACGAAGATGTGATGCCGAACGAGGTTACATTTACATCAGTCTTAAAAGGTTGCAGTGTGGCTGGGTTTGTTGAAGAAGGGTGTAAGTTGTTTGAGTCTATGAAAAATGAGTTTGGGATGGAGCCAGAGCTTGAACACTATGGGTGTATGGTTGATTTATATGGCTTATCTGGACGCTTAGATGAGGCGTTAAACTTCATCTATAGCATGCCAATTCGACCACATGCAGGTGCTTGGGGTGCTCTGCTGAAAGCTTGCAAGCTTTATAACAATGTTGAAATAGCTGAACTTGCTTCTAAAAAGATGGTTGAATTAGAGGGTAACAAGGATGGTGCTTATGTGCAGTTGTCAAACATTTATGCTGACTACAACAAGTGGGATAGTGTCCATTGTGTGAGGCACAAGATGAAGTCGAAAAGGGTTGCTAAGGTTCCCGGTGTTAGTGTGATTCCTTGGCCCTAAGACATGCCATTTGTGTTTTAGTAGACAGGATTATGATTCAAATCAATGAACATGTTCCTGCTTTTTGATCACTTTCCCTTCTTAATTCTTTTAGCGTTTTAGTACAACACTTGCCCCTTATATAAATTGTCCGTCATGTTTGAAAATATTGTCGTTGGAAACTGAGTATTTCAGACCCTATCTTAGCTCTGCTATTGGTGGGATTGAGTGAGTATGACGATGATGATATTTCTTTCAAAAGGTCAATTTCACTCATTAATTATTCCGATTGCAAGTGGGCAGAAAAAATATCTCAGCAGAAACACGTGCCAAATAAATATATTGGATCAACTTAAAAATATATGTTTACATTTTTAGATCAACAAAGAGTCAAGTTTTGTGTCACGAGTTGGAAGTGGTGGCCAGCATTCCCGAAGTCCTGACTGCTACTTTTACGGCAGCCACCACGCTCATCTCTGGCCTCAGATTCTGCTGTTTTTCATCACGATTCACATTCATCTGAACCTCAACAAAGTACGCCGTCTGTAACAGTAACACGTGTATAAACATAAGTAGCCTACCACTACATTATCCTTGTTTTCGTAAAGtcatactatactatactatactatacttaCCCTGCCAGAAGCATTTCGCACAGGTGAAATGTGCAAAGAATTCCAAAACGGACTCCCGTCTTTTCTGTACATGCAGTTCAATCCTATCAACACGCATGCTTGTAATTAAGTAGCTACACGTACACAAACGAACAAAATACATACCTGTAATTTAGGATGCACACAGTGCAAGCTTTTCCACCTTCAATGCAATTTGTAATCTGCAAACTTAACCATTTCATTATACATTATTACGTATACAAAGCTCTCATTTTCATCAAGACGCTTTTGAATTTCTAACCTGTAACTCAGTTGAGACATCTGTTTCCTGCCCGCTTAAAAATCTACAGCTTCGTCCCAATACTTCATGTCTAGCGTATCCTAATatatcaaaaacaaaattttaatcTACAGACACCTCCTGTGACTTACGAGCTATGAGTATTGTGTTTGTGTCCTCCCTCACCTGTTAATTCCAGGAAAGCGTCACTGGCATACACGATTGGGATGTTGGTTTTATGTGGATCCGTCCTACACGATACATAATGATTACAAACCAActatgtttgtttgtgtgtaaAACAATAGAAAGAAAGAGGCAACTCACAAGACAAAGCTGTGTTTTATCCTAGCAAGAGATATATTCAAGGATGCGCCAACACCGCTCATGTAACTTGAGCAGCATCTCTTTTCCGAAACTAATTTGCTCGTTAACTGGCTGTAGTGTGTTAGCAAGGAGAGTATGTTGCCCATAGCATTGCTCGCTTCTCGTCTCTCCAAATCGCTCACCTTCCATACCGCGTTGGTAGATTCTATACGTACAAAAAAAATATTACCCTCTCATATCTAAATTATTTTCATTCATAATGACCACATAGTGATAACAAAAACTATATTCAGTAGCAAGTTGCAAGTAAAGTATATGAACCAAACCTGTATCATGATCCGCTAGGTCCAAATTACGAATACGGGTCAACTCTGCAACGGTATCAGAACACACCTCTCTTCGACAAAACCGAAGAGCAGCAGCGGCATCATACTCACACAACCCACTTGCGGACCGGGTTGGCGTAATTGGGACCTGAACACCAACAAAGTGGACCACTCTCCCATCTTCCTTGCTGAAAACAGGAAACATGTGAAAGAAAATCCAAAATGGTGTCCCGTTTTTCATATAGTTCAACAAAGTGAGTTGTATGGTCCTCTCCTCCCTAACCGCGTGTCGAATCTCCATAACGGATCGGCGGTTGGTCTTAATCCCTTGAAACATCCTCCCGTTGTTACCGACAACCTCCTGTCGTGAATAACCGGACCTTTTCAAGAGCTCTTTTGAAGCAAATACAATCGGGTGACCCGGAATCCAGGGGTCGGATATGGTGAAGCTATGAGGCAACTCATCGAGATGTTCTCTCACCCAAGATGAGTACCTGCTGTTAATAGAGGCTTCAATAGTAATCTCCATAACTTCACTTGAGTTTCGCTCAATCCCAATCCCATGTGGCAACAGTTTTCTTCAGCTTTCACCCAAATCTTTGTTGCTTACCGATTGAATATCATCAGATTGAAATTGAATATAAACATAACAGATGAAGAGGAGCGGAGGTGTGAAATATCTGTCAGGCCCATCAACGGAGAATCACTCAAGTTT
The sequence above is drawn from the Helianthus annuus cultivar XRQ/B chromosome 12, HanXRQr2.0-SUNRISE, whole genome shotgun sequence genome and encodes:
- the LOC110894912 gene encoding putative pentatricopeptide repeat-containing protein At5g40405, yielding MQTLRNFLRHPTISILETCKTLKQINQFHSQLLVNGFLNHPDLLSKFAASIALKHPTNIEYAVQLLDPSHNPTVFALNSLIRVYSKSSTPEYTFRFYNSILLSNQKPDNYTFTFLIKSCAQFKDLSLGLAVHATVLKYGFHQDPHIQSGLINMYAEMELLGHLKDLFLDINQPDLVTQTAMLVACARLGDIAFARQLFDKMPDRDVIAWNAMIAGYVQCGEPLKGLELFYVMETNGLKVNEGSMVSVLSACTRLGALDTGRWAHEYIERKKLKIDVTLGSALVDMYAKCGDINMAMEVFWGMKEKNVYTWSCAMGGLAMNGYGDKCVELYRRMRHEDVMPNEVTFTSVLKGCSVAGFVEEGCKLFESMKNEFGMEPELEHYGCMVDLYGLSGRLDEALNFIYSMPIRPHAGAWGALLKACKLYNNVEIAELASKKMVELEGNKDGAYVQLSNIYADYNKWDSVHCVRHKMKSKRVAKVPGVSVIPWP
- the LOC110894913 gene encoding protein TWIN LOV 1; translation: MEITIEASINSRYSSWVREHLDELPHSFTISDPWIPGHPIVFASKELLKRSGYSRQEVVGNNGRMFQGIKTNRRSVMEIRHAVREERTIQLTLLNYMKNGTPFWIFFHMFPVFSKEDGRVVHFVGVQVPITPTRSASGLCEYDAAAALRFCRREVCSDTVAELTRIRNLDLADHDTESTNAVWKVSDLERREASNAMGNILSLLTHYSQLTSKLVSEKRCCSSYMSGVGASLNISLARIKHSFVLTDPHKTNIPIVYASDAFLELTGYARHEVLGRSCRFLSGQETDVSTELQITNCIEGGKACTVCILNYRKDGSPFWNSLHISPVRNASGRTAYFVEVQMNVNRDEKQQNLRPEMSVVAAVKVAVRTSGMLATTSNS